The nucleotide sequence CAGATAACTTACCAACTGAAATACATTCAGGATTCAGAAACTGTTTCATCTGACACCACAAAGCCACCAGGACACAACAGTTCATTGTACGTATGATTCTGTACATCATCCAAGCTATCCACTCCAGCAAAACTGACACGAGATAACTTCTTTAATGAGGTCAAGAATGGGACCTGTAAATAAATTAAACTCATTAAAAACAAGCAAAATACTTCCATTTTCATATAAATCTAAAAAGGTAAATTTAGAATGTGATACTGTCTAAATGTTGAAACTGGGCCTTAACTGAATGAAAGTCTCTGCAGAAAGGAGGTACAACTTGTTTCATTGGACAGGGTGGGCTTTATCCTTGGACCaatattggaaatatttagcaCCAACTGCTCTACTTCAACGTTCAACTCTTCATCCTCCAACaccaccacccttcccccccaccccacccataaaACATGCTCAAAATAACATGCATCTTTGGCTAGTAATATAAAGTTTGTTCTTTCACTAGcaagcagtttaattttttttattaaaatgacCTGCATCAATATGCAGTGCAACACCTATTAGTATCACAGAAATGACTCCTGCAATAGAACAAAATCTCAGAAGTCTACAGTACATTGCTTCTACTGTAAACTTGTCTGGAAATTTAAATTTCACGTGAAAATTTCCCCATATTAttgattaaaatttaaatacaattGCACTCCAATGAACCTGAAAGTATCAAAATCAATTAATTGCAAAAGGCTACAAAGGAtggatgtatctgcccccattaATCCATTTGGACTCATCCTAAGAGagaatattctctttgttctacccatcctttccccatcttctctcctactgaaaactaacttgtttttctttctttcccacaaCAGACAaaagatctcagacctgaaacattaactgtatttttcccccacagatgttgcctgacccattttcagcattgtttttattgtgGATTTCCTTACCTTGTGTACGTGAGATGCAATGTCTTCATTCTGAATTATAATTAGTAATTTATCCACAGAACcatcttttcttttcaaaaactCATCTGGATGACACTCCTTATTACCTAATCCAGTTAAATATTCCTAGAGGATTCGGAAATAGGAAATAGGTTTTTCAATAGTACCACAACAGAGAAAACCATTAAAAATCATTGCAAAAAGGATTATaaccttgaaacctttcctctccCTGTTATTCTTCCATTCCTGCTGGCTATTTCTGTGTGGTCACTCAGGCCAACAAAAGGCTGTTTATGTGCCAATCACTCAAGAACATCCACTGGTGATGTCAGTAGTGCACTACAGTTCTCGTACCTTCTTACTAATGTCAATTAATTGCAAAATTAAGCAGAATGATGCACATAAACTGAACATTGGTTTGGCACGTTATAGATTTCCTTCTTTATGTACAAAGCATGAAATCTAGTGATCTGTTACTAAAAATAGAACAAAACTTCAAGCTCTTCCACCGCACAGTTATagtttatggctgatcttctgtaCAACTCCATTTAAACACAAATTTaatcaaccctccaccactaaATCAAGAGAATTCAAGGAAATATATACAATCTGTCCTAATCACAAAACCCTCTTCTGATGAAGCTTCTGTATGTCTACTCCCAAGAAACAGTGCACAAAACTGAAGGCAGTGCTCCAAATGGGGTCAGACCAAACTTCTGTAATACTCCATATACTCATGGCAGAAATAATTCTTCCTGTAAAACACATAACCTAAAGTATttaatactgtcaaaatttggTTAATCTTCTGCTTTACTGAAATACAAAACAATTATGGAACAATACGATATTACTTGTGTCTCCATACCTTAATTTCTGCACACACAGAAGTCTTCTCCACCTCATAAATGTAAAACTTCACTGTATTCTTCTGAACATCCTTGATAATTTCAACCAGGCTGCAAAAGACTTCTGGGTTTAATCTTTGAATTAAGTTGGTTAGACATGGTTGTGGTTCAGAAAGTCCTCCAATTCCACTGGATTCTTGCAACGGACATGCTGTTTCCTGCTGGTTCCCAAAGCTCAGAGTTTGATCCAATGTCAAACTTGAATCCTCTCCCACTGTAATTGTGCAATTTGAATCAAAGGTACTTTGTCCAGACTTTCGTTGCAAATGCACAATATTCTCAGCAAGTGAGACAACACTTTCTGGACCCTTTTCAGGCCCCCTAATGTTTTGACAGGGAATTGATTCTTCATGCACTGATTTGCTACATTGGCTGGACTCTTCTGTCAAGCAGAGAAAGGCTTTTAGCTGTGAATCTGTGCACGGCTGTACAATTTCACCACAGACTTCAATCTTTTTTTGCTTTCTCTGAACTAGTTCTGGAGATGGATAAAGATGGAAATTTGTGCGAGACGCATCAGGACACGAGTCAGAAATTATTGAGTTCATCCTTTTGCGTAATTGATTTATGTACCTTTGGACAGGAATATGGTGTGATTGAATACTTGAATATTTGGAAAGCATCGAAACCTTCTGTGCAGCAGAAAGCATCAGTCTTTTGTTGTCAGAGCCATATTGAACTTTCTCTCTCTTGAGCAATTGCTTCATTTTGTCCGAGAATTTGTGGTACTCTAATTTAACAGTATTTTCAATTGCTGAAGCCGAATCATCTTTTAGATCAAACAAATGGCCATTGGTCCCACAAGTTGCAACAGGGTGATGGAAATCCTTGGAATATTCTTTTAAAACGCTGCCTACTCCAGTATCAGAATCTGAAGGCGACTGATAATGATTAATATTTGACTTCCGATTTATAACCCGTGGATCATCAGGACATGAATCCTCTGGTGGTAAATAGAACAGTTGTTCAATCCGTGATTTCATATCTACAAATGGAGACAACTATTATCGAACACTACAAACCTGACACACAGGTGTTCTAGTAACGTTTAAGATTTGCTGCTAATCATTTTATTAAACCAGAACACCAATAGTGCAGAgcgtaaattttaaaattaatatttcaataaaTTGATGTTCCAGTGAATGATTTGAAGATGTGTCAATGTTTTAACTGTGAAATTCACAGTCAGTTCCTACAACACACAGGAACCTTCCCAACTGCTCAAAATTTTTGTTGCAGTGTATTTTAAAGGAACATAATATATAGAAATTAAAGAGTCCAAGTCAAAGCTTGTTAACTTTCTTTGAACTACGTCAACTAACTTCAAGCAATGCACTCTAGTACATAACTTATAAACCTAACTTTAGTTGCCATGAGGCAAGATAATATACTGCCTTCAGGAAAGGGTAGGTGGGATatagggagagagaaggaaagttatCATAAAGTGAGAAAATTCACACAATGATCAAGATCGGAAAATTGTATGACATCTGatcttttttcttaaaaaaagatcTGTTCCCCTCCCACAATTGTAAGATTTTGAAGAGATGAAGGCAATCAATTTTGTACTCACTATATATAATCTTTTTCTCAAATAGAAATGTCTTACCAGTTATGGGAATAAGTTCCAGTTGATTTCACCATCAATGGTACAATCAGAGGTAGTCATCTTCTTGCTGTACAGCTGGTCATGGGAGGCAGTTGTACAAGGACTACATCCTTCAGGACTGCTTACATTTCCCATACTCTGCTCCTCAATAGTAGAAAAGAGCATAACAATTCAGCAATCAGAATAAACTGACATCTCCTCAATGATACCCTTATCGTGCAATGGGAGTTAATCTTTCTCAGATAAGCTCAATTTCTACCCTAAAAAATTTCAATCATTTTTCTTATGAAGGTTTGAAGAAATAATCCAGAGTAAAGCCATAAATGTTTATGGTCCATTAAAGACTCCAACTTCATCAATTTGGTCAGACAAGCTGTCTAATGTTAATATAGACaaacataattttaatatttttctcatatttttcttacaacataggaagtcattcagccccaTCACATGTAAGCCAGCCTTAGGCATTCCTCCAGTTATTTTCCTGTCACCCTACCATCACACTTATGTTACTGGAAGAAAAGCCAAGATAACTGTATAGTCATGTTTAAGTCTTCTTTGCCTTTGTACAAACAGCTTCACATATTTAGAGGAAACAAAAGCAGCTAAAAGTAGGAAAAGGTATCAGCGGACACAGAAATTATCATAGCAACTTGGAAATCAGAGGTATGGAGTGCCTCACAAGCCAGACCTGAATGaacaacttgtgcacagcatgcAGTTTTAAATGATTACTCTGCATCAGGTATAATAACAATACTCAGTCAGTTACAGTGTTAATACAATTGCAAATGCTATCTAGAAGATACCATTTTTGGAAACAATTGGAAGATTTCAAATAGTTCAGATTGTCTACAAAGATGGGGTTCTTCGAGTATTCCCTTGTCACTGTCACAGTTTAGTCAGACACGGGACTGTTTTCTGACACTGCAAGGGAGATAAGGCATCATGAGGAAATTTGAGGCTTTTTCAAGAATAATCCCCGAAGTGATCATGAAATTCTTATGATCATCTTGACAGAAAATTCTTTACAAATACTTAACATTTATTCAAATTTAGTATAGTAGAAGCAGTTTTTAGAAGTCACTAGCTTAGTGGTTAGAGGGAGCCCGACTTTTGTAGGAACCTTCCTTGGCCTACCTACGCTTACAACGAGTTAAATTACTGCGAGCTGTGCAGAAGTCCTGATTAGGATTTTTAGGGAATGATGAAAGAATTCCTTATTCAGTCATGAAATATCTTTACTTCAAGTTGAGAAATTACAATAACCTTAGTGTAATAAGGTGACACCAGGATACCCTTCCCTTTTACTCTACCCCTCAAGCTGTGAATTACCAGTACTCACAATCATCTAGAGGTAATCAGCTGACGTTAAAAAGAGGCCTAGCTTCCCGTGCCTGAACGTTACATAGCTCACCTATCTCACTCTACATGGGAGTCAAATCATGCAACATGGAAGACTATGCATCATAATATTCAGTGGGAAGCTGAAGTATATTAATTTGCACATGTCTACACAGGCAGAAAGTTAAACAACTGCTCTAAGAACAGTTACTTGTGCTGAGGCACTCGtgatctatttattaataacccAGATGATATTGGGGTATGGAATTCCAAACTTCAGGACAATGCAGAGATTGAGAGAATATTAGGACTATGGAAGAAATGTTGCCTGGAATCAAGAATGGAAATTACATACAGCATACTTGAAATCACGTTCACTCAATATTTTATGGAATTGATGTTTACAAGGGAGATTACTGAGCTTTATAACAGTAGGCATAGACACATGCTAGGTACTGGCCTATAAGTGATAGAAGTGATGCAAGTTGAGACAGTAAGTTATGCAATCAGATATCTGttctttcccatctcactttgCCTCTAGTTACCCTCAAATAAGACCTACATCGTTACTGAACACACCCTGTAAATTTCccacatttttaattttaacttgTGAATTAGAGCTACTTGTATAATAAAGCTAGTTATTCAGCAATTCACAGAATAATATTTTTCCAAGCAGTGGGCAAATGGAAAAACATGGACAGCAAGCCTTACCTCTGGATACTCTGCCTTCAAGCCTAATTGCAATGAAtgttctccagaagactgatcatttgtttttattctgaaATGAATGTCATCATTATGTGATAAACCAGAGCCACCATCACCTAATCCAGGACTTTCTTGTTCAAGACCAGACACAATCTCTTTTTGGGAGTGTTCCTCTTTTGTTGGTTCATTCTGTGGTGTATGACCATCAATGCTTTGCTGATTCAGTTTTGTTTCCTCGTTAATTGAAACATTGCTTTGATCCCAACCATCATCCACGCTGTTTTGTTGAAGGTCAACACTATTAGGGCAAACCGACATCCTTACTTCCTGGTTGAACTCAAAGTctgttccaggattctgacaaGTGGAAGATTTAAGTACTTCAAGCAGCAAGCCAACAAGTTTTTGAGTATCTGGAGCCAATGCTGTGGTTTGATCATGCGGTCTTAAATCAGTATCACCAAAACCAAGTCCATTCATCACTTGAGGCACTGATTCAGATAACCTGGATGCATCCTCTCCCAATGACCCTGCAAAGATATTAGTAAAAGGAAGTGTGATGAATCTTGGATTGGCCTACTCAATTGTGTCTGATTCTGGTCATTATAGTTAAACCTTCCACAGAAAGCAGAAAAATCTGTTCCAATTTcgaaaacaatattaaaatgctaGCGAAATGCTAGTAAGGTTTTCCAAGTAAGAAATACACACCAATTCAGGATAACAGCATTCCAAGCCTCACTTATCAGACTGACATGGGCAACCTCTATTTTCGAGTCAgatatggaatttttaaaaacaatctcatgaaattggtattggtttattattgccacttgtaccaaggtacagtgaaaaacttgtcttgcataccgatcgtacaaatcaattcattacacagtgcagttacattgagtttgtgCATTGAGGCTgttcaggtaaaaacagtaacagtacagagtaaagtgtcacagctacaagaaagtgcaggtagacaataaggtgcaaggtcacaacaaggtaggtcattaGGTCAAAGTCcaactcatcgtataagggaactgttcaatagtcttatcacagtggggtagaagcaaggacagctggtggtacgtgccctcaagctcctgtatcttctacccgatggaaggggagagaagagagaatgacccaggtggatggggtctttgattatgctggctgcttcaccaagacagcgagaggtatagacagagtccaaggaggggagctggtgtcctgtgatgtgctgggctggctgtgtccacaactctgcagtttcttgctgtcctgggcagagcagttgctctgcccaagccgtgatacatccagataggatgctttctatggtgccttgatagaagttggtgagagtcaaaggggagaaactgaatttctttagactcctgaagaagtagaggtactggtgagctttcttggctgtggcatctacatgatttgaccaggacaggctgttggtgatgttcactcccaggaacttgaagctctcgacctcagcaccattgatgtagacaggtgcatgtacactgccccctttcctgaagccgacgaccagctcttttgttttgttgacattgagagaaaggttgttgtcatgacaccattccactaagcactctccttcctgtactccgactgatcgctgtttgagatacggcctacaatggtggtatcatctgaaaacttgcagatggagttagagcagaatctggccacacagtcgtatATACAAAAATTTTACTAATCTGTTTAATCTAAGTTACAAGGATATTAAGACACCTTCATTAAAGAGGTAGTCAAAGAACAGGATTCAACCAATGCAAGGATACACATTACTAGATTGACTCCTGGTGAGGAGGGGATTTTGGCCTATAATCTCTGGGGGAGTGATCTCCTTGAACAAGGTTCATGGTAGTTGTCAAGAGGCTGTTTTCATCAACTGGAAAGCTCAGAACTGGGGGTGTTCTCAGAAAAATGATTGGACTAGTACGATTGAgaaaaggaagaatttcttcagtctGCAAGTTGtttctctttggaattctccaactcAAAGCTGTGGATATTGTTCTTATGGTGGCCTGGAGTTTCAGCCAACAGCATATCAATAATGCTTGCTACAGTCATGAAAAGATCCAGCAACTAGTGGCATGGAGTCCTCTTTTCACATTGGTTCTTTTCTAAGATCAGTACTGCAGCTGGAGCTGGCTAATCGGCCAACCACATTAAAGGATTTACACAGATtaaatgaggaaaaataatttttatgattatttttaaaaataaaaaaaattttcttccatggttctttttaaaaaaaattgttcattgtcattgggtcaaaatcttAGAAATTGATTCATAATAGTAGTGGAAGTACTTTTATCTCAAAGATCTATGTTTCAACTAAGCAGCTTGTCATCTTTAAAGGTCATCAGGTAAAAGCTAAagataaaagaaaacaatgcaagaactcagcaggtaaagcagcatctgcggaggcaaaaggtgtgGCTTAGCGATTCAGTTTGAGATGATGTATGTGTCTTGACGCAGGATCTCTATCCGAAATGGCAactcacaccttttgcctccacatatgctgcttgacccgttgagttcttccagcattgtgttttttgttccagattccagcatctgcagtctcttttgtctcaagTTAAAGCTATCCTTCTCAACAACACTCACattgattaaaaaatattttttttactccAGTTAGTGCTTGATCACGTCAACACTAAGAAGACAATCACCAATAAATTGCAAAGATCCAGCATGGACATCAATACTTTCAGGTCTAAAGAGTGCGAGCCAAATACAGGTCTCCATCATTCCTTTCCAAATAATGCACTTAATTTCATCCCGAGAAGTAACACCACCTAACCAGTGTGAAAGTTTGCACCTCAATCACCAACCTACTCTATGTGATATATGGAAAAACTCCCATGTCAAATGGCATCTGCAGTAaaagaaaagttaatgtttcagcgtGACAAAGGGTCGTGGACCTGAAATGTCTAcagcatttctctctccatagatgttccATACCtgttgagtaattccagcattttctgccatttTTCACTTTGCCATTGCCCACTATAAAGCCTTTAGTCTGTACATGGACCTTCAACCCACAACTATTTAGACCCAAGAGCCAATTTTACCCTCATCCCTGCAAGTGATTGGGATTAAACTGACTGCACACCATTTCACAAAATCCTTGAAGACTACCAATTTCATTCCATTCATTTAGGGTGCATTCAAACCATGGCCAAAAGCTAAAAATTGATAACCATTATATTAAGCATTCTATCCTCAATATACCATAAAGTTTAATATTCTATTCTTTTTTATAGTGCACAATGTGCCATTTTTATTACCTTGATTGATCTTCATTTGCTTGTGACTCCGCTCAGAAACAAattccaattttcttttcaatccaAGATCATCTTTGTCAGATATACAGTGtgcaagcctttcaatattcattgCACTAGCCTCCCTGGGCCAAGCCTTTTCCTGCTGTAAATCAAGTCAATAAGCTCTTGGATTTTATCAGGATCATAATCAGCCATATTATCAGAAGGCATAAGGAAATTACTGTCAACTGCAATGTTTTTTATTTGAGGATTCCCTGGTTTCGGAGCAGTAACATCTGGCACAGGATCATCAAATCCCTGCTCCCCTCCAGCACACATAGCAGGGCCAAGTATCTCCGTATCAGGACTAGGATAGTGGTTTAACATCTCCACAGCTTTAAAAACATCAAACTGATAGCGATGAGGGTAAAAAAAGTAAGAGCGCAAGATTCTTGGTAAAtttgatctcttctgcctgaccAAAGAAAACGTTTCTCCTCATATGTGGGAATAGTGAATTGAGGAAGCTTCCCATTTTCAGCAAAAGCCTCTTTTGCAGAGAATTCTTCAGGTAATCAGTTACATTATTTTCAAATGCTGCATCTATGGTTGCTTGCTTTAAGCTACAAGGCAGCTCTTTCGAATTTTATCCAGAGCGAAATGTAGTGCAGGTATAATCTTTGACAGCTGGGGTATTGCCTCGGGGTCATTGTGTACAGTTGGAATACATTTAGTATTTCTCCTCACGTTTTCTACAAAAGAACACAAACAGCCACCAGCTTAataaaccaagcatagactaacAGCCGTTAAAATACAAGTCAGAGGTGAGAAAACTAATTtttgaacaacacacacaaaatgctggaggaaccctgcaggtcaggcagcacctatggagggaaataaacagtcaatgtttcaggttgagacccttcaacatgacttgaaaggaagagggcagaagccagaataaaaaggtagcgGGTAGGGAAGGAGGAAcacagggggaggagggagatgtgctccctccctctccagttttattctggcttctgccctcttcctttctagtccttataaagggtctcgacccaaaacgtcgactgtttatttccttccatagatgctgcctggcctgcagagttcctccagcattttgtgtgtgttgctccaggtcctagcatctgcagaatctcatgtctaaTTTTGGAACAAATTCTCTTTTCAGAACAAGTTATGGAAACTagttgtaaaattttaaaaatacatcacaCAGTAACTGTTCAAACCATGAGTGAAGGAATATTTTCACTGTAATGAACAAGgttagaaataaaaacatgaaatgctgaaaatacccagcagacCAGGTTGTGGAGAGATaagtagagttaacatttcaggtcagtgtcctttcatcagaactaggtaaatttaaagttagaaatcaaatgttttaagttgcagagatggtggaaggggtggggagaatcAATggtttccaccctatcacaggcatgTCCAGAGAGtataaatgacagatggaggTGCTGGCTTAGTGAAGGTGGCAAAGGCTTGTTAATCAAGCTGATTTGTCTGAAAATGTAGAGGAAATGAATGAAGAGGacagcaaaaaaaagcaaaattggaaatgtgagatacaaaacaATGCAGTTGCTGTAAATGTGAtacaaaagagaatgctgaaaatattcagtagatcaagcagtatctattcagagaaaaaaaagagtttaAGTTTCAGGTTCACAAATATTCAGCAGAACAGGCTAGCttggaaacaaaatggaaagaatGGTATTGtgaaattgttcaattcaatGTTGAGCAGCTAGTAGGAGCTAATGTTCAGCATTATTAGTGTAGGAAGCCGAAGAAAGAGGTTAAAGTGGGAGTGGAGCAAAGAATTAAAGCAAAAGTCAACTGGAAGCTCTGGGTCATCCTTACAAagtgaatggagatgttctgcaaagcagctaTGCACTTTCCAACTTAacacattacagccctcaggacacatgaagttcaacaatttcagttaaccaGCCTTTTCGGTTTATATCGGAACCTGGCCAGCTTTGATGATTGATCAAACTCTAACATTAATTCAGTTATCCTTACCCCACCAAGCTGCCTGATTATGTgggttttccagcattctcttttatttcagatttctagcaactggaGTGTCTTATGTCTCATAgtcccagcatttttttttctccgtTTTCATTCATCTCTTTTTTTACGTCTCTTCCATACAGCAGCTTTGATTAACAAACTTTCCTCACCCTCTCTCAGCTAGCACCACCACCAATTGTATCATTCAGTCTCTTTGGTATTCATCCTattacagacatttcctttggtcACTCCACTCTTCTTCTTCAATTAAGATAGTTTTGACTCTTAACTTATTAGTtttgattgacctgaaacattaacatattTATTTCTCCTGAAATGCTGCATGTCCTGCTaggtacttgcagcattttccatttttatttcagatttccagcatctgcagttttttgcttttagattaagattggcaatatttattttaattcaatgtAAAATAGAAATAATCCAATTAAAACAATTGCACTAAAAAAAGGATCTGAATCCTAATTATTGGGAAAACCATTTCCAGTGTTGATCTCACCCAAAATAGGGCAAGTAATAACTATTGTTTTCAGATCACCCAGCTACACTACGTCACAGAAGTTCTGCTTTtactgaaaaggtggtggaaaaaATTAAACGCAAAGAGAAATAGCAATTACAGCATTAGTTAAATGCCACAATGAGATACAAGTATCTTTTGCATTTATTAAGGGGACTGATTTTCTGCAAATTACTTCTGgacatttgaatttaatgatTTAACTCACCAACACCATTCATTCTTGACTCTGGAAACAAAAATAGTGCTTGAAGAAACTTGGGCTTCGAGTTTTGAGATTCTGCATTAAACAAAAATGCATTCAGAACAGGTGTTATGGATGTACCAAAATTTTAAAGTTTCC is from Pristis pectinata isolate sPriPec2 chromosome 6, sPriPec2.1.pri, whole genome shotgun sequence and encodes:
- the LOC127571457 gene encoding uncharacterized protein LOC127571457 isoform X1, which produces MNIERLAHCISDKDDLGLKRKLEFVSERSHKQMKINQGSLGEDASRLSESVPQVMNGLGFGDTDLRPHDQTTALAPDTQKLVGLLLEVLKSSTCQNPGTDFEFNQEVRMSVCPNSVDLQQNSVDDGWDQSNVSINEETKLNQQSIDGHTPQNEPTKEEHSQKEIVSGLEQESPGLGDGGSGLSHNDDIHFRIKTNDQSSGEHSLQLGLKAEYPEEQSMGNVSSPEGCSPCTTASHDQLYSKKMTTSDCTIDGEINWNLFP
- the LOC127571457 gene encoding uncharacterized protein LOC127571457 isoform X3, giving the protein MNIERLAHCISDKDDLGLKRKLEFVSERSHKQMKINQGSLGEDASRLSESVPQVMNGLGFGDTDLRPHDQTTALAPDTQKLVGLLLEVLKSSTCQNPGTDFEFNQEVRMSVCPNSVDLQQNSVDDGWDQSNVSINEETKLNQQSIDGHTPQNEPTKEEHSQKEIVSGLEQESPGLGDGGSGLSHNDDIHFRIKTNDQSSGEHSLQLGLKAEYPESMGNVSSPEGCSPCTTASHDQLYSKKMTTSDCTIDGEINWNLFP
- the LOC127571457 gene encoding uncharacterized protein LOC127571457 isoform X2, encoding MNIERLAHCISDKDDLGLKRKLEFVSERSHKQMKINQGSLGEDASRLSESVPQVMNGLGFGDTDLRPHDQTTALAPDTQKLVGLLLEVLKSSTCQNPGTDFEFNQEVRMSVCPNSVDLQQNSVDDGWDQSNVSINEETKLNQQSIDGHTPQNEPTKEEHSQKEIVSGLEQESPGLGDGGSGLSHNDDIHFRIKTNDQSSGEHSLQLGLKAEYPEQSMGNVSSPEGCSPCTTASHDQLYSKKMTTSDCTIDGEINWNLFP